A segment of the Tropicibacter oceani genome:
AACGCCATCTGGGAAAAGAACGCCTCTGTCGGGCTGCCGCACAGCAGGAATTCTAGTCTCATGGGGGCTCCTGGGGGGCGGGCGTTTGCGGGCAAAACCTAGCATCGGGGCCCCCTGTGCACAACTGCCGGCACGGGCGCGGATGGCCGGGATTGGAGTCTGGACAAGGGCAAAGCGCCCAAGGTATTTGCGGATTGCGGCGCCTTGGGCGTCGTCGTCAGACCATCGCGCGGGACCAAGCCTGTCGCCCGCTGTCGCTCGGTGCGCCGTGCCTCATCGCCTTGTCCGAAAGCCGTGGAATGAGCTGGGTTTCAAAATACTACGACCGCCGTGTCGCCGCCGGGGCGCAAAAGGGCCTGTTCTGGCAAGTCGGCCATACCGAGCAGGGCAGGCCGATTTCGTCCGAACAGTTCGCGGTCATGCTGGACAGCCTCGGCCAGGTTCTGCAGCTGGGGCCGGGGTCGTCCCTGCTGGACCTGTGCTGCGGCAATGGCGTCTTTACCCGCCAGCTGGCCGCCGGGGTGCAGCGCGCCGTCGGCGTCGATTTTTCCCCCGCGATGATCGCGGTGGCGCGTGCCGAATGCGCCGCCCCCAACCTGACCTACCAGGTGGTGGATGTGAAACGGATCCCGCCGCAGCTGGCCGGGCAGGGCAAGTTCGACCGCATCTTGATGAATGCGGCGCTGCAACATTTTTCGCTGGCCGAATTTCGCACCCTGCTGACCCGCCTGCTGCAGATCTCGACCCCTGACCGGGTCATCGTCTTTGCCTTTGTGCCCAATGCCGCCCGCCGGACCGAGTTCGACCGCAGGCTGAAGCCCGGGCTTGCCTTGCGGCTGCGCCGCCTGTTCCGGCGCGACCTGGTCACCCATTGGTATCACCAGGACGACGTCAGGCGGATCTGCGACGAGCTGGGGCTTCGGGTCCGGTTCCGCGACCCGGACCCGGCCATTGCGGGGGCGTGGTATCGCCATGACATCGTGATCGAGGCATGATCGAAACCGGATACCTGCTGCCGGGCTTT
Coding sequences within it:
- a CDS encoding class I SAM-dependent methyltransferase, which gives rise to MSWVSKYYDRRVAAGAQKGLFWQVGHTEQGRPISSEQFAVMLDSLGQVLQLGPGSSLLDLCCGNGVFTRQLAAGVQRAVGVDFSPAMIAVARAECAAPNLTYQVVDVKRIPPQLAGQGKFDRILMNAALQHFSLAEFRTLLTRLLQISTPDRVIVFAFVPNAARRTEFDRRLKPGLALRLRRLFRRDLVTHWYHQDDVRRICDELGLRVRFRDPDPAIAGAWYRHDIVIEA